Genomic DNA from Alphaproteobacteria bacterium:
TTCACCCAATGTTAACTTTGCCAAAATTGCCCGTCTGGTTGGATCGGCAAGAGCTGCAAAAACTATACTTAAATGATCATTCATTAATTTTATATTTAACCTTTAAGTTAATTAACTATATGGTTAAATAATAGGTAAAAAACTTTTTGTCAAGTTCTTAATTAAAACTATGTTTACTTATTTTTTTTTTCTTTTAATATACAGGACATTATTCCAATCTTTTATTGAACAAAAGCTCATGCGCAGAATAGATAAACTCATCGAAGGTTATAAAGAATTTCACACCCAGAGTTATTCGGAAGATTATTTAAAAAAACTTGCCGAAGAAGGGCAATCCCCAGAAGTTTTGGTAATTGCGTGCAGCGATTCCAGGGTTGACCCATCTATTATTACTAAGGCGCAATTGGGGGAAATTTTTGTTATTAGAAATGTCGCAAATTTGGTTCCCCCTTATTCGCCTGCTAAAGATGAATATCATGGGACAAGTGCGGCCATTGAATTTGCTGTTAAACATCTAAATATCCGTCACATTGTCGTTATGGGCCACAGCAGATGCGCTGGGATTAGAGCCCTTGTTATGCATGATGAAATTGATCATGATGAATATAGCTTTATACGTCCTTGGGTTAATATTGCCAAAGGCGCACGAGATAAGATTCAACATGATATGTCAGAAGAGCCACTTGAAAATAAAATGCATGCATGTGCTAAAGAATCATTAAAAATTTCTTTGAAAAATTTACAAACCTTTCCTTGGATTAAGGAAAGAATAAATAAAAACGAATTAGCTATTCATGGATGGTATTTTAATTTACGCTCAGGCATTTTGACCATTCTTAATAAAGAAACTGGTGAATTTGAAAAAGTGATCCCATAACATATGCATTATTAATAAAACAAACCTAAATACTTAATGTTTTTTTTATACTTCTTGTTTTACTTTATCACAAACATTTAATTCCCCTATTATCGCCCCATAAACCAAGGAGATAATTCATGGCTATTCGTGATTTATTACGCACCAATAAAACTAATATACCTGTTCATCAAAGAACGAATCCTATTTTATCACTTCAAGATGAAATGAATAGATTATTTAATAATTTTTTTGGTGGTGGGGCAGTTTCTCCATGGGAACATTTTAATAATAATCTTAATTCTTTAAACCCATCTATTGATGTAAGTGAAAAAGAAAAAGAATTTAAAATTGTAGCAGAAATTCCTGGCATCAATGTACAAGATATAGAAATTACAGCAAGTGATGGTCATTTAACAATTAAGGGTGAAAAAAAACAAGAAAATAAAGAAGAGCATGAAGATTGTTATCACCAAGAATGTTCATATGGTTCATTTCAACGAACAATTACGTTACCTGAAACAGCAAATCTTGATGATACAGAAGCCCAGTGTAAAAATGGTATTTTAACAATTACTATTCCTAAAAAACTAGGTTCTCAATCTAAAACACGTAAGATTGAAATAAAACAAAACACATAGTTCTATTGAATTCAATAAAGGCATAATTAAAAAATTAATTACATCTTTATTGAATGACTATAATTAAATTTATGATTTTATCTTCTGATATCCTTAAAACCTTAAATTTATTTTCTGATACTAGTGAAGACGAAAATTTATTAGTAATTCAAAATAGTCATGTACGTCATTTTAAGCCAGAAGAAATTGTTTATAATAGAGAAGACCTAGCTAAAAATTTTTATATTATCTTAGAAGGCATAATAGAAATTTCTCGTGAAAACATAAGTGGTCAAAAAATAATGTCAGAAATTTTAATTAAAGGTGATGTGCTTGCCTTTGATGAAATTACAAGCATAGATCCAACTTATCAATATACAGCACGAACAATTACCAATTCTTCCCTTATAGAAATAGATGCTATATGGATCCAAAATCATTTATCTGATTTTAATAATTTAACACCGAAATTATTTGGGAGCATCTTAAAAAAATTGCAGCAAATCCGGTTGGAAATTGAACAATCTTCATCAATGGAGACATCACAAATTGTTGCATGTCATTTAAAAAAACTGTGTATAGATCACAAACTTAACCCTTTTGGGTTTATGCTACCTTATAGCAAAACATTAATGGCATCTCGTTTGCATATAACTTTAGAAGCATTTTCGCGTAGTTTGCGAAAGTTGAAAAGTTATGGGATTCAAGTGACTGGACGCCATGTCTCTTTTATCAATATAAATAAAAGTCGTCGATTTGTTTGTGATCAATGCCCCATTTCGAAAAATTGTACAGCTTATAAACATTTACATAGCTTTCATTAAATTATTTCGTATTGGTCATTTTGCTCATTTGGTTACCAAGAAACGTTTTTAAATGTTCGAAAAGAGTTTTATGATCTAATTTGGTAAATCCTTTGGGTAGTTCTGCGATAATATTTTTTTGAACCAAATCACTAAATCCTTTACGTAACTCTCCCAACATTTCTGGCGGGGCAATAATGATCAGTTGATCAAATTTTTGTTGTAGAATTTCCTGATTTAAATGGGTTGTAAGAGTAACCGCAAAATTCTGTTTAACTTCTTTGCGTACGTCAATACGGGGTTCACCCATATGTCGCGCAGACCCAACACTTTCATGAACCATTCCCGTGGCATTTCGGCCAATATCATACATTGCTGGTGAATCTGCATGCCATTTCATATTTTCGATAGGTATAATATTTTGTTCTAAAAGTTCTTCGGAATTCTTAACCCCACCTTTATGGGGAATATGTCGTTCTTGAACTGTAAGGGTATAAATTTGGGCTTGTTTACCATCAGCAACTAAAACCCATATTGTTGGGCTTTGATGAATAGCAACTATATCTTTTTGGTCTTTGTTCATTATGGATACTCCTTATGGGTACACCTTTTATTATTATATAGAATATTTTTATTTTTGTATTTGATTGGGATCAAAAAAATTATTTTTAAATTATTTTATTTTTGATCCAATATTTAAAAAATAATGCGTAGGAATATACACAAAAAAAATTAAACTTAACATCAACGCTCTTATATATAAAAGTAAATAAAATATTTTGTAAAAAGATGGGTCTAAAAATCCAATTTATATTTTCTTCCGGATTGGCAAAATAGGTTAGGTTAAAAAATGACTACAATTCCTAAAACTATTTGAAAACATAAAGCTCTTGGATTATATCCCAAACGCTTAATCATAAAATAATAACAACTGGTATTGGAAAATGAAAAAGGAATAATAAACGTAAATATAAAGAGATGGTTTTATCAAACATATAATCCGCACTATCAAATAATGCTCCACCTGAAAAAAAACCATCCATCCAAATAATTTCCAACGGCAAAACACCAACAAC
This window encodes:
- a CDS encoding Crp/Fnr family transcriptional regulator, whose amino-acid sequence is MILSSDILKTLNLFSDTSEDENLLVIQNSHVRHFKPEEIVYNREDLAKNFYIILEGIIEISRENISGQKIMSEILIKGDVLAFDEITSIDPTYQYTARTITNSSLIEIDAIWIQNHLSDFNNLTPKLFGSILKKLQQIRLEIEQSSSMETSQIVACHLKKLCIDHKLNPFGFMLPYSKTLMASRLHITLEAFSRSLRKLKSYGIQVTGRHVSFININKSRRFVCDQCPISKNCTAYKHLHSFH
- a CDS encoding host attachment protein, which encodes MNKDQKDIVAIHQSPTIWVLVADGKQAQIYTLTVQERHIPHKGGVKNSEELLEQNIIPIENMKWHADSPAMYDIGRNATGMVHESVGSARHMGEPRIDVRKEVKQNFAVTLTTHLNQEILQQKFDQLIIIAPPEMLGELRKGFSDLVQKNIIAELPKGFTKLDHKTLFEHLKTFLGNQMSKMTNTK
- a CDS encoding carbonic anhydrase encodes the protein MRRIDKLIEGYKEFHTQSYSEDYLKKLAEEGQSPEVLVIACSDSRVDPSIITKAQLGEIFVIRNVANLVPPYSPAKDEYHGTSAAIEFAVKHLNIRHIVVMGHSRCAGIRALVMHDEIDHDEYSFIRPWVNIAKGARDKIQHDMSEEPLENKMHACAKESLKISLKNLQTFPWIKERINKNELAIHGWYFNLRSGILTILNKETGEFEKVIP
- a CDS encoding Hsp20/alpha crystallin family protein produces the protein MAIRDLLRTNKTNIPVHQRTNPILSLQDEMNRLFNNFFGGGAVSPWEHFNNNLNSLNPSIDVSEKEKEFKIVAEIPGINVQDIEITASDGHLTIKGEKKQENKEEHEDCYHQECSYGSFQRTITLPETANLDDTEAQCKNGILTITIPKKLGSQSKTRKIEIKQNT